The following proteins are encoded in a genomic region of Vicinamibacterales bacterium:
- a CDS encoding DinB family protein encodes MSETSRLIDQLERAHDGDPWHGSPVKAVLRGVTWDQAARRPPNGAHSIWEIVLHMTGWRNEVARRAAGNPAGEPAGGDWPAVGDATEARWQAALAAFDEAHRALVAVVAGLADDRMLQPTNDPRNRELGTGVTYYELLHGIVQHDAYHSGQIAILKKVLGL; translated from the coding sequence ATGTCCGAAACGTCTCGATTAATCGATCAACTCGAGCGCGCGCACGACGGCGATCCCTGGCATGGATCGCCGGTCAAGGCGGTCCTCCGCGGCGTCACCTGGGACCAGGCGGCGCGCCGGCCGCCGAACGGCGCGCACTCGATCTGGGAAATCGTGCTGCACATGACGGGCTGGCGCAACGAAGTGGCCCGCCGCGCCGCCGGCAACCCGGCGGGCGAACCCGCCGGCGGCGACTGGCCGGCGGTGGGCGATGCGACCGAAGCCCGGTGGCAGGCGGCGCTCGCCGCGTTCGACGAGGCCCATCGCGCCCTCGTCGCCGTGGTGGCCGGCCTCGCCGACGATCGCATGCTGCAGCCGACCAACGATCCGCGCAACCGGGAGCTCGGCACCGGCGTCACCTATTACGAGCTGCTGCACGGCATCGTCCAGCACGACGCCTACCACTCCGGGCAGATCGCCATCCTCAAGAAGGTGCTCGGTCTCTAG
- a CDS encoding protein kinase codes for MSPPDDRRDDTRPQDTDFAAMWSSDGVTRSMSPTATGMPADLPFLFSGGQQFGGYRIVRPLGKGGMGQVYEAEEIESGRRIALKLLSRGLGDDEERARFLREGQLAASLSHPNCVYVFGTSEIQGFPVITMELVPEGTLKDLVVPGAKMPGTQAVDAILQVIPGLEAAAEIGILHRDIKPSNCFVHRDGRVLVGDFGLSVAAHRDHKSTGTILGTPGFASPEQLRGESLDVRSDIYSVGATLFYLLAGRAPFDDRDTTSLLKKVASEPPPLLTEIRPDLPRGLAAIVAKCLAKTPSERYPNYAALRTALEPFGSARVTTAPIVRRTVAGILDTWLLGLPLIPVNLLLQLRPVFDHRADGFIVAAATVAIAVLYYGWCEGVWGAGAGKALLGLRVIDEHQVSPGFRRAALRALAFEGPLQLVKQVAASLMLLANPAVSTSAVTATMAALWLALLFYPARRKNGYTALHDRFTSTRVVRRRARAEARERTARTVVEAAAPFEPSDRIGPFLVPAGTPAAVSEPARVEGFDDRLNRRVWIELLPPRTPPLPAGRRDLGRPARLRWLAGRRDANECWDAYEALEGEPFDMRLPAPQPWSRVRHWVADLTREAVAALEDGSLPPLMPSRVWIGADGHARLLEWPAPGRPPAVEQEPAPADLAGVQKFLHGIATAALLGIPFEQAQTMGPETPLPLRARAFLLSLRDGRFASGTAILEGLDDVGETPASVSRSRRAGQIAVCAAGPIAITLISAGSIALVSNGKLADRTLFSLEALLDELEEAEESLADKPDPAVQQRRDDIEVYLAEHMARTIERSATWENQNIKIGARGGRQRARRAVERHRQRTPEQVQRAEATVAPILASQAQGLAKLASARALAGIVVATFGGTFIAIAVFAGIGALATGSGFTFRPFGAALVNRKGKRISRVRGLWRAAVTWSPMVALFFAFKYGPDITKGGYGFMVLDLLLVAVLAAGAAWAILRPSRAIQDRLSGTWIVPR; via the coding sequence ATGAGTCCGCCGGACGACAGGCGCGACGACACCCGGCCGCAGGATACCGATTTCGCGGCGATGTGGTCGTCGGACGGCGTGACCCGGTCGATGTCGCCGACGGCGACCGGGATGCCCGCGGACCTCCCGTTTCTCTTCTCCGGCGGCCAGCAGTTCGGCGGCTACCGCATCGTCCGCCCGCTCGGCAAGGGCGGGATGGGGCAGGTGTACGAGGCGGAGGAAATCGAGAGCGGCCGCCGCATCGCGCTGAAGCTGCTCTCGCGCGGCCTGGGCGACGACGAGGAACGAGCCCGATTCCTTCGCGAGGGACAGCTCGCCGCGTCGTTGAGCCATCCGAACTGCGTCTACGTTTTCGGCACGAGCGAAATCCAGGGGTTCCCGGTCATCACCATGGAGCTGGTGCCCGAAGGGACGCTGAAGGACCTGGTGGTGCCGGGAGCAAAGATGCCCGGCACGCAGGCCGTCGACGCGATCCTGCAGGTGATTCCCGGCCTCGAGGCTGCGGCGGAGATCGGCATCCTGCACCGCGACATCAAGCCGTCGAACTGCTTCGTGCACCGCGACGGCCGCGTGCTGGTCGGCGACTTCGGCCTCTCGGTCGCCGCGCACCGGGACCACAAGAGCACCGGGACCATTCTGGGCACGCCGGGGTTTGCCTCGCCGGAGCAGCTGCGCGGCGAGAGCCTGGATGTCCGCTCGGACATCTACTCGGTGGGGGCGACGCTCTTCTATCTCCTCGCCGGGCGCGCGCCGTTCGACGATCGTGACACGACCTCGCTGCTCAAGAAGGTCGCGTCCGAGCCGCCGCCGCTGCTGACGGAGATCCGGCCGGACCTGCCGCGCGGCCTGGCGGCGATCGTCGCGAAGTGCCTGGCGAAGACGCCGTCCGAGCGGTACCCGAACTACGCCGCGCTGCGGACGGCGCTGGAGCCGTTCGGCTCGGCGCGCGTGACCACCGCGCCGATCGTTCGCCGCACGGTCGCCGGCATCCTCGACACCTGGCTGCTCGGCCTGCCGCTCATTCCCGTCAACCTTCTGCTGCAGCTGCGGCCGGTGTTCGACCATCGCGCCGACGGATTCATCGTCGCCGCGGCCACGGTCGCGATCGCGGTGCTCTACTACGGCTGGTGCGAAGGCGTGTGGGGCGCCGGCGCCGGCAAGGCGCTGCTGGGCCTTCGCGTGATCGACGAACACCAGGTGAGCCCCGGGTTCCGGCGCGCCGCCTTGCGCGCGCTCGCGTTCGAAGGGCCGCTGCAGCTGGTCAAGCAGGTCGCCGCCTCCCTGATGCTGCTCGCGAATCCTGCGGTGTCGACGAGTGCCGTGACGGCGACGATGGCGGCGCTGTGGCTGGCGCTGCTGTTCTATCCGGCTCGCCGGAAGAACGGCTACACCGCGCTCCACGACCGCTTCACCAGCACGCGCGTCGTCCGCCGCCGCGCGCGCGCCGAAGCGCGCGAGCGGACGGCCCGCACGGTGGTGGAGGCGGCGGCCCCGTTCGAGCCCAGCGATCGGATCGGTCCGTTCCTCGTGCCGGCCGGAACGCCGGCGGCCGTGAGCGAACCGGCGCGAGTGGAAGGATTCGACGATCGGCTGAATCGCCGCGTCTGGATCGAGCTGCTGCCGCCGCGGACGCCGCCGTTGCCGGCCGGACGCCGCGACCTCGGACGCCCCGCGAGGCTGCGGTGGCTCGCCGGGCGGCGCGACGCGAACGAGTGCTGGGACGCGTACGAGGCTTTGGAAGGCGAGCCGTTCGACATGCGGCTTCCGGCACCACAGCCGTGGTCCCGTGTCCGGCACTGGGTCGCGGATCTCACCCGCGAAGCGGTGGCCGCCCTCGAGGATGGATCGCTCCCGCCGTTGATGCCGTCCCGAGTGTGGATAGGCGCTGATGGTCACGCACGCCTGCTCGAGTGGCCGGCGCCGGGGCGGCCGCCGGCGGTCGAGCAGGAGCCGGCACCGGCGGATCTCGCCGGCGTCCAGAAGTTCCTCCACGGCATCGCGACGGCGGCACTGCTCGGCATTCCCTTCGAACAGGCGCAGACGATGGGGCCGGAGACGCCGCTGCCGCTCCGGGCCCGGGCGTTCCTGCTCTCGCTCCGGGACGGGCGCTTCGCGTCGGGCACGGCGATTCTCGAAGGGCTCGACGATGTCGGGGAGACGCCGGCCTCCGTCTCGAGATCCCGGCGCGCCGGGCAGATCGCGGTCTGCGCCGCCGGACCCATCGCGATCACGCTGATCTCCGCCGGTTCGATCGCCCTGGTCAGCAACGGCAAGCTGGCGGATCGCACGCTCTTCAGCCTCGAAGCGCTGCTCGACGAGCTGGAGGAGGCGGAGGAGTCGCTGGCCGACAAGCCGGACCCCGCCGTCCAGCAGCGGCGCGACGACATCGAGGTCTATCTCGCCGAGCACATGGCGCGGACGATCGAGCGCTCCGCCACGTGGGAGAACCAGAACATCAAGATCGGCGCGCGCGGCGGGCGGCAGCGGGCGCGCCGCGCGGTCGAGCGGCATCGCCAGCGAACGCCGGAGCAGGTGCAGCGTGCGGAAGCGACCGTGGCGCCGATTCTCGCCAGCCAGGCGCAAGGGCTCGCCAAACTCGCCAGCGCCCGCGCGCTCGCGGGAATCGTCGTCGCGACGTTTGGCGGCACGTTCATCGCCATCGCGGTGTTTGCGGGGATCGGCGCGCTCGCCACCGGCAGCGGCTTCACGTTCAGGCCCTTCGGCGCGGCGCTGGTCAACCGCAAGGGCAAGCGGATCTCGCGGGTGCGCGGCCTGTGGCGTGCGGCGGTCACGTGGAGCCCGATGGTGGCGCTGTTCTTTGCGTTCAAGTACGGCCCGGACATCACGAAAGGCGGCTATGGGTTCATGGTCCTCGATCTGCTGCTGGTCGCCGTGCTCGCGGCGGGCGCGGCGTGGGCGATCCTCCGCCCGTCGCGCGCGATACAGGATCGCCTCTCGGGCACGTGGATCGTTCCGCGATAG
- a CDS encoding DNA topoisomerase IV subunit B, whose protein sequence is MATYTAKDITVLEGLEPVRKRPGMYIGGVGSAGLHHLVWEIVDNAIDEAMNGYASNITVTLHDDGASITVTDDGRGIPVDKHPKTKKSALEVIFTTLHAGGKFEAGNYKTAGGLHGVGASVVNALSKELVATVKRDGAAWEQRFKQGVPVGAVRKLGAVRGTGTTVFFRPDTTIFPKVEFDPDVIKARLEISSYLHKGVRITFEDEARGEKTVFQHSEGIADYLKQIIGERTATPVHDAPFTLTRDNDGGGIRLDLALQWTQSTDEHVRSYVNGIPTGSGGTHENGFRAGLGKAVRNFIDTHNLSPKGVTLTAEDIREGLVAVLSVFVQEPQFQGQTKDRLNNPEVTAAVDSQVRPALEHWLNTNISVAESIVARIILAARAREASRAAQQEVTRKSATSGRLTLPGKLSDCSSPGRDDSEIFIVEGDSAGGSAKQGRDRTRQAILPLRGKVLNTESASLAKVLENKELTDLVTALGCGLGKNFDLSRLRYGKVIILADADSDGHHISTLLLTFIFRHMQPLIASGRVFLAQPPLYRIDVGRETYWALDDAHKARLLKLHGNGRANPEITRFKGLGEMMPKVLWETTMNPRTRRLLRVEIGDQIVTDRVINELMGKDPSARFRFIMERAEEAVELDV, encoded by the coding sequence GTGGCGACCTACACCGCAAAAGACATCACGGTCCTCGAAGGGCTCGAGCCCGTCCGCAAGCGCCCCGGCATGTACATCGGGGGCGTCGGCAGCGCCGGGCTGCACCATCTCGTCTGGGAAATCGTCGACAACGCCATCGACGAGGCGATGAACGGGTACGCGTCGAACATCACCGTCACGCTCCACGACGACGGCGCCTCGATCACCGTCACCGACGACGGGCGCGGCATTCCGGTCGACAAGCATCCGAAGACGAAGAAGAGCGCGCTCGAGGTCATCTTCACGACGCTCCACGCCGGCGGCAAGTTCGAAGCCGGGAACTACAAGACCGCGGGGGGCCTTCACGGCGTGGGCGCGAGCGTCGTCAACGCGCTGTCGAAGGAGCTGGTCGCCACGGTGAAGCGCGACGGCGCCGCGTGGGAGCAGCGCTTCAAGCAGGGGGTTCCCGTCGGGGCGGTCAGGAAGCTCGGCGCGGTCCGCGGCACTGGAACGACCGTGTTCTTCAGACCGGACACGACGATCTTCCCGAAGGTCGAGTTCGATCCGGACGTCATCAAGGCGAGGCTGGAGATCTCCAGCTACCTGCACAAGGGCGTCCGCATCACATTCGAAGACGAGGCGCGCGGCGAGAAGACCGTCTTCCAGCATTCCGAGGGGATTGCCGATTACCTGAAGCAGATCATCGGCGAGCGGACCGCCACGCCGGTGCACGACGCGCCGTTCACGCTGACGCGCGACAACGACGGCGGCGGAATCCGGCTCGATCTCGCGCTGCAGTGGACGCAGTCCACCGACGAGCACGTGCGCAGCTACGTGAACGGGATTCCGACGGGATCGGGCGGGACGCACGAGAACGGGTTCCGCGCCGGCCTCGGCAAGGCGGTGCGGAATTTCATCGACACGCACAACCTCTCCCCCAAGGGCGTGACGCTGACGGCGGAAGACATCCGCGAGGGGCTCGTCGCCGTGCTCAGCGTGTTCGTGCAGGAGCCGCAATTCCAGGGGCAGACCAAGGATCGCCTGAACAATCCCGAGGTGACCGCCGCCGTCGACTCGCAGGTGCGCCCCGCGCTCGAGCACTGGTTGAACACCAACATCTCGGTGGCCGAGTCGATCGTCGCGCGCATCATTCTCGCCGCCCGTGCCCGCGAGGCGAGCCGCGCCGCGCAGCAGGAGGTCACGCGCAAGAGCGCGACCTCCGGCCGTCTCACCCTGCCGGGCAAGCTGAGCGACTGTTCGTCGCCGGGCCGCGACGACAGCGAGATCTTCATCGTCGAAGGCGACTCGGCCGGCGGCTCGGCGAAACAGGGGCGCGATCGCACGCGCCAGGCGATCCTGCCGCTGCGCGGCAAGGTGTTGAACACCGAGAGCGCTTCGCTGGCGAAGGTGCTCGAGAACAAGGAGCTGACCGATCTGGTTACGGCGCTGGGCTGCGGCCTGGGCAAGAACTTCGATCTCTCGCGGCTGCGCTACGGCAAGGTGATCATCCTCGCCGACGCGGATTCGGACGGCCATCACATCTCGACCCTGCTGCTGACGTTCATCTTCCGCCACATGCAGCCGCTGATCGCCAGCGGGCGCGTGTTCCTCGCCCAGCCGCCGCTCTACCGGATCGACGTCGGCAGGGAAACCTACTGGGCGCTGGACGACGCCCACAAGGCGCGGCTGCTGAAGCTTCACGGCAACGGCCGCGCCAACCCGGAGATCACGCGCTTCAAGGGGCTCGGCGAGATGATGCCGAAGGTGCTGTGGGAGACGACGATGAACCCGCGGACGCGGCGGCTGCTGCGTGTCGAGATCGGCGATCAGATCGTCACCGATCGCGTGATCAACGAGTTGATGGGGAAAGATCCATCCGCGCGGTTCCGGTTCATCATGGAACGAGCGGAAGAAGCGGTGGAGCTGGACGTCTAA
- a CDS encoding four helix bundle protein → MPDLVPGGFRSALLMLGSPGMSNTLEELPIYGEVQKFWHAVNEVLQTPALRSDGDLCKQIARANDSIDANMQEGFEQPTDASFGNFVFIAKASTAEVISRMKQARRKQLISDAQLARIEELGVTLGKMMGGFIKYLSRSGFTDRGRHGVAPTSPRPGNLRRR, encoded by the coding sequence ATGCCTGATCTGGTTCCCGGCGGGTTCAGATCGGCACTTCTTATGCTCGGGTCGCCCGGCATGTCCAACACTCTCGAGGAATTGCCGATCTACGGAGAAGTCCAGAAGTTCTGGCACGCAGTGAACGAAGTCCTTCAGACGCCGGCGCTGCGCAGCGATGGCGATTTGTGCAAGCAGATCGCAAGAGCGAACGACTCTATCGACGCGAACATGCAGGAGGGCTTCGAACAGCCGACGGACGCGTCCTTCGGCAACTTCGTATTCATCGCCAAAGCGTCAACTGCCGAAGTCATTTCGCGGATGAAGCAGGCAAGACGCAAACAGCTCATTTCCGACGCCCAACTCGCACGGATCGAGGAACTGGGGGTTACGCTCGGCAAGATGATGGGCGGTTTCATCAAGTACCTGAGCAGGAGCGGTTTCACCGATCGAGGACGCCACGGCGTCGCTCCGACATCCCCGCGCCCCGGTAACTTGCGGCGACGTTAG
- the odhB gene encoding 2-oxoglutarate dehydrogenase complex dihydrolipoyllysine-residue succinyltransferase yields MPANVVVPEVGESIVDARVARWLKKEGDAVSVGEPLVELETDKIDLEVAAPQGGVLGRIAHGDGADVKVGEVLGVIEDGGAAAAPRAEAPPQSAPPPKPAPAGEPASPAAAARPDARPASVSDEKKRATPAARNAAQQKSVDLKQVAGSGEAGRVMKRDVEALAVPAAQGEAQAARPAPAPNRVEAPSGATAGDRTEERVRMSKRRATIARRLVEAQSTAAMLTTFNEVDMSAVMAIRERHKQPFKERYGVGLGLTSFFVKAAIGALRAFPRINAEIQGDEMVLKHYFDIGIAVGAAEGLVVPVLRDADRMSFAQIEQKVRAFAKAADDGTLSLADLKGGTFTITNGGVFGSLLSTPILNPPQVGILGLHAIKDRPMAVDGQVQIRPMMYMALTYDHRIVDGAEAVQFLVRVKQLVEDPGALLIE; encoded by the coding sequence ATGCCCGCAAACGTCGTAGTTCCGGAAGTCGGCGAGTCGATCGTGGATGCGCGTGTCGCGCGCTGGCTGAAGAAGGAAGGGGACGCCGTTTCGGTCGGCGAGCCGCTGGTCGAGCTCGAGACCGACAAGATCGACCTCGAGGTCGCCGCGCCGCAGGGCGGGGTGCTCGGCAGGATCGCACACGGCGACGGCGCGGACGTCAAGGTCGGGGAAGTGCTCGGCGTGATCGAGGACGGCGGTGCCGCTGCGGCGCCCAGGGCCGAAGCGCCGCCGCAGAGTGCGCCGCCGCCGAAGCCCGCGCCTGCGGGCGAACCGGCATCCCCGGCGGCCGCCGCGAGACCCGACGCACGACCCGCATCCGTCTCCGACGAGAAGAAGCGCGCCACGCCGGCCGCACGCAACGCCGCGCAGCAGAAGTCGGTGGATCTGAAGCAGGTGGCCGGCAGCGGCGAGGCCGGGCGCGTGATGAAGCGCGACGTCGAGGCCCTCGCCGTTCCCGCAGCGCAGGGTGAGGCGCAGGCCGCGCGGCCGGCGCCTGCGCCGAACCGCGTCGAAGCGCCGTCCGGCGCGACGGCGGGCGATCGCACGGAAGAGCGCGTGCGCATGTCGAAACGCCGCGCCACGATCGCCCGGCGCCTCGTCGAGGCGCAGAGCACCGCCGCCATGCTCACCACCTTCAACGAGGTGGACATGAGCGCGGTGATGGCGATCCGCGAGCGGCACAAGCAACCGTTCAAGGAGCGCTACGGCGTCGGGCTCGGCCTGACCTCCTTCTTCGTCAAGGCCGCCATCGGCGCGCTGCGCGCGTTCCCCCGCATCAACGCCGAGATCCAGGGAGACGAAATGGTGCTCAAGCACTACTTCGACATCGGCATCGCCGTCGGCGCCGCCGAAGGTCTCGTCGTTCCGGTGCTGCGCGACGCCGATCGCATGTCGTTCGCGCAGATCGAACAGAAGGTCCGCGCCTTCGCGAAGGCGGCCGACGACGGGACGCTGTCGCTGGCGGATTTGAAGGGGGGCACCTTCACCATCACCAACGGCGGCGTGTTCGGCTCGCTGCTCAGCACCCCGATCCTCAATCCGCCGCAGGTCGGCATTCTCGGCCTGCACGCGATCAAGGATCGGCCGATGGCGGTGGACGGACAGGTCCAGATTCGGCCGATGATGTACATGGCGCTGACCTACGATCACCGGATCGTGGATGGCGCCGAAGCCGTTCAGTTCCTGGTGCGCGTGAAACAGCTCGTCGAGGACCCCGGGGCGCTCCTGATCGAATAG
- a CDS encoding von Willebrand factor type A domain-containing protein: protein MRAASRAFLVALLLPLLTVTGRAAGVLVQGFVVDPAGTAIPGARVELVSAGKVTAADVSGSDGSFRFGDVSPGAYEIRVTLAGFRQAVMSLPVGSAPPAPLRIRLQIGSASEKVTVTADAVALRITGSPNAAPAAPPPPPAAPGAVSRSEPRPGGRAGAGAGAVTGIYNFMPPPDTESYAAIEENKFRRPLDQPLSTFSIDVDTASYTNVRRFLNEGRLPPADAVRVEELINYFRFDYADSIQGAPFGITTEVAPCPWNGRHRLALIGLQARRVPPGRIPPRNLVFLLDVSGSMASDDKLPLVKNAMKMLAETLRPEDRVGIVTYAGSSGVALHSTRGDRRAEIQNAIGMLAAGGSTNGGAGIQLAYEMAAASFVKGGINRVILATDGDFNVGITAMDALKRMIEEKRATGVFLSVLGVGTGNLKDARMEMLADKGNGNYSYLDSLTEARRVLINEAGSTLVTVAKDVKIQVEFNPAVVGAYRLVGYENRRLRARDFNDDAKDAGELGAGHTVTALYEIVPRGEEISTGGVDPLRYQRPDDGFGQRVSGRSIIPSSELMHVKVRYKKPDGEVSTLVTVPVADRNTASPRHLTFASAVAAFGMLLRDSPFKADAAWSDVVRLARAGRADDPDGYRAEFVRLVELAAALDRQRTTQLDARR, encoded by the coding sequence ATGCGGGCAGCCAGTCGCGCGTTCCTCGTTGCTCTTCTCTTGCCGTTGCTGACCGTTACCGGCCGCGCCGCCGGGGTGCTGGTCCAGGGCTTCGTCGTGGACCCGGCGGGGACCGCCATCCCGGGAGCGAGGGTCGAGCTGGTGTCCGCCGGCAAGGTCACGGCCGCCGACGTCAGCGGGTCTGACGGATCGTTCAGGTTCGGCGACGTCAGCCCGGGCGCCTACGAGATCCGCGTCACGCTCGCCGGGTTCCGGCAGGCCGTGATGTCCCTCCCGGTGGGCTCCGCGCCGCCGGCTCCGCTGCGCATCCGCCTGCAGATCGGGAGTGCGAGCGAAAAGGTGACGGTGACCGCCGACGCGGTTGCGCTCAGAATAACGGGATCGCCCAATGCGGCGCCGGCGGCTCCCCCACCGCCCCCGGCGGCGCCCGGGGCGGTGTCACGGTCCGAGCCGCGGCCGGGTGGACGCGCCGGCGCAGGAGCGGGCGCGGTCACCGGCATCTACAACTTCATGCCGCCGCCAGACACGGAGTCTTATGCGGCCATCGAGGAGAACAAGTTCCGGCGGCCCCTCGATCAGCCGCTGTCCACCTTCTCGATCGACGTCGACACGGCGTCGTACACCAACGTCCGCCGCTTCCTCAACGAGGGGCGTCTGCCGCCTGCGGACGCCGTCCGCGTCGAAGAGTTGATCAACTACTTCCGCTTCGACTACGCGGACTCGATTCAGGGCGCTCCGTTCGGCATTACCACCGAGGTGGCGCCCTGCCCGTGGAACGGCCGCCATCGCCTGGCGCTGATCGGACTGCAGGCGCGCCGGGTGCCGCCGGGCAGGATCCCGCCGCGCAATCTCGTGTTCCTGCTCGACGTATCCGGCTCGATGGCGAGCGACGACAAGCTGCCGCTCGTGAAGAACGCGATGAAGATGCTCGCCGAGACGCTTCGTCCGGAGGATCGCGTCGGCATCGTCACCTATGCGGGATCCAGCGGGGTCGCGCTGCACTCGACGCGGGGCGACCGGCGCGCCGAGATCCAGAACGCGATCGGGATGCTCGCCGCCGGCGGCTCGACGAACGGCGGCGCCGGCATTCAGCTCGCATATGAAATGGCCGCCGCCAGCTTCGTCAAGGGCGGAATCAACCGCGTCATCCTCGCCACCGACGGCGACTTCAACGTCGGCATCACCGCCATGGACGCGCTGAAGAGGATGATCGAAGAGAAGCGCGCGACCGGCGTCTTCCTCTCGGTGCTGGGCGTCGGCACCGGCAACCTGAAGGACGCCAGAATGGAGATGCTGGCGGACAAGGGCAACGGCAACTACTCGTATCTCGATTCGCTGACCGAAGCGCGCCGGGTGCTGATCAACGAGGCCGGCTCCACCCTCGTGACCGTGGCCAAGGACGTGAAGATCCAGGTCGAGTTCAATCCCGCGGTGGTCGGCGCGTACCGTCTGGTCGGCTACGAGAACCGGCGTCTCCGCGCCCGCGACTTCAACGACGACGCGAAGGATGCGGGTGAGTTGGGAGCCGGCCACACAGTGACCGCGCTGTACGAGATCGTGCCTCGTGGAGAAGAGATCAGCACGGGCGGGGTCGATCCGCTGCGCTATCAGCGCCCCGACGACGGGTTTGGGCAGCGGGTGAGCGGGAGGAGCATCATCCCGTCCAGCGAGCTGATGCACGTGAAGGTTCGCTACAAGAAGCCGGACGGGGAGGTGAGCACGCTCGTCACCGTTCCGGTGGCGGACCGCAACACGGCTTCGCCGCGCCACCTCACGTTCGCCTCCGCGGTGGCGGCGTTCGGCATGCTGCTGCGCGATTCACCGTTCAAGGCCGACGCGGCCTGGTCGGACGTCGTCCGCCTGGCGCGTGCGGGCCGCGCCGACGATCCCGACGGCTATCGCGCGGAATTCGTGCGCCTGGTGGAACTGGCGGCCGCGCTCGATCGCCAGCGGACGACGCAGCTCGACGCGCGGCGCTGA